In Dama dama isolate Ldn47 chromosome 22, ASM3311817v1, whole genome shotgun sequence, the genomic window AATTTAGAACCAGGCTTTAAGTTTGTTCAGCTGCAAAGTGAGCACTAAGCTCTTTGCCCCGCCCATGTCATTGTACCAGGGTTCTTATCTCAGAAACACCACTCAACCTCTGTTCACTTAAAGCACAGTCCTTGATCTCACTCAGCTGAAGAGATGAATAACCAAGGAGCAATCTATGCAGAATTGAAGGGAGTCAAGAACTCAACGAGGCAGGAAATAAAACCTAAGGTTTCTAAAAGTTCCATTTCAATGACTGAGCAGGAATTAACATATATAGAATTAAATCTTCAAAATTCTTCTCAGAATCTTCATGGGAATGACAAGAATTACCACTCCAAAGGTAAACACTTACTAGACACACAATGGAACTGTTCTAGGATGTGCAGTTGGGGTGCAGAGGTGTGGAGAAAGAGTAGGGGATAAGCTCACATATTTTTCACTTTGAGGAACAGAACTTAAAGCTGGGTATGGGATTCTGATGTGAAATCAGAGGACTACTTTTATTCTGCCATTACTATAATTTGAAGTCTTTGATCAACGACTCATGTAGTCTTATATTTGCTGAAAATGCAATGGTATATTCTGAGAGAAAGACTACAGTGGTCAAAATGGGTTGGGGTCCAAGTTTATATCCATTACTCTGTGTTCGTGTGGGTTCTCGTGTATGTAAACTCTAAGCAACTGTACCCAtcactcctttctcagtttccttttctctccctgcaGGTTCACCATCACCTCCAGAGAAGTTCAttgctgggatcctgggactcatctGCCTTGTCTTGGCGTCCATTCTGTTGACAGTGATCATTGTTACTCCCTgtaagtacattttttaaaaaactctaagGGAACTTATCACTTTACTGATGGTCAGCGCCGCTAAACATTTCATAATATTATAGAATGTGCCTATCATTAAACTACATGCATTTAGAATAAATACAGTATGTTATTCtgaatttgtgagaaatatataACACAGGATAATTACAGagagcatgtatatgtatattctgaTTTCATAACTCAAAAGCATGCTTTAGGAGATTTAAAGATCTTattgagaaatacaaattaattctTGAGATTGGTTAAAGCAAATACTGTAAGAGTGGTAAAGTTTGTTCCGTTaggtttttgaaatattttttccatcaaGTCTTCATTACctaattaatttttcttggtaAATCAGTTTTATTTCAGATTACTCTAATTCTAAACAATAAACTGAATTTCAAGCTCATAAACTAAAatcattatgattttttaaagcaatattaactttttaatgaTTAATTTTGTAGCTACTCTAATACAGGAACAGAATTACTCCTGTCTCATAACGAGGCTCCAGAAAGGTACATAATGATTTTCAAAGTTCTGATATGAATACAATTCATTTTTGTCTCTATCGTAGGCTAGTGAAAATAAGAATAGATTTGGGGATAGAACATAATTTATAAAATCAGGCAATAAACATTCATAAATAAATGATTACAGGAGAGTACTTCCCCCTATGCAATAATATGATCACCATATCCATTTTTGGCAATTGGCTATAATTTCCTCCTGCTATAATATGACAGGAGGACtgtcatattatatatatgtatatatatacacaaatatatatatatttgtcaaataacAGACAAATAATTTTGCTATTCTAAAATAGAAGTTTCATTTCTTGATTTTCAGGACATGTAAAGAGAAGATATTTCTATGTGTTTGCTTTATATGGGGACATATATTAGAGACAGACCCTCTCCATGAATATATGAATGAGATTTGTTTTATATGTACTAGCCTTGAGGATGCATagatatgttattttatttatatatgtatatacatacatatgtttatatcTATGCATATAtgtaagttaattttttatttttcaaattcaaattgttttttaataGTAATCCATAATCATTCTTCAGAATGTCATTGTGGTCATTGTCCAAGAGACTGGCTTACATATTCCAACAACTGCTATTATActagtttggaaaaaaaatcatggaaTGAGAGTGTGAGATCCTGTGCTACTAAGAATTCTACTCTGCTTTATATAGATAATGAAGAGGAAACGGTAAGATATCAAATGTTTCCAACACTTTGCTAAAGGCTTGATTCAGTGAACATTACATTTGTTAGGATTCACTTGTGCTTTCGTACATATTTGTAGCttgtttattttaaggtctgCTAGTATTCTATTAAACAATGGAATAGAACTTTATGAtactttctttacatttttatacCATTAATCCATGTGT contains:
- the LOC133043768 gene encoding NKG2-A/NKG2-B type II integral membrane protein-like isoform X1 encodes the protein MNNQGAIYAELKGVKNSTRQEIKPKVSKSSISMTEQELTYIELNLQNSSQNLHGNDKNYHSKGSPSPPEKFIAGILGLICLVLASILLTVIIVTPSTLIQEQNYSCLITRLQKVIHNHSSECHCGHCPRDWLTYSNNCYYTSLEKKSWNESVRSCATKNSTLLYIDNEEETKFLMSLSITSWIPVSREGRGHSWMWLNGSTCKLQIRDYLPGERNCAVQDLWNIRSEDCQAPNAYNCKPKLEN
- the LOC133043768 gene encoding NKG2-A/NKG2-B type II integral membrane protein-like isoform X3, yielding MNNQGAIYAELKGVKNSTRQEIKPKVSKSSISMTEQELTYIELNLQNSSQNLHGNDKNYHSKGSPSPPEKFIAGILGLICLVLASILLTVIIVTPLIHNHSSECHCGHCPRDWLTYSNNCYYTSLEKKSWNESVRSCATKNSTLLYIDNEEETKFLMSLSITSWIPVSREGRGHSWMWLNGSTCKLQIRDYLPGERNCAVQDLWNIRSEDCQAPNAYNCKPKLEN
- the LOC133043768 gene encoding NKG2-A/NKG2-B type II integral membrane protein-like isoform X2 produces the protein MNNQGAIYAELKGVKNSTRQEIKPKVSKSSISMTEQELTYIELNLQNSSQNLHGNDKNYHSKGSPSPPEKFIAGILGLICLVLASILLTVIIVTPSTLIQEQNYSCLITRLQKECHCGHCPRDWLTYSNNCYYTSLEKKSWNESVRSCATKNSTLLYIDNEEETKFLMSLSITSWIPVSREGRGHSWMWLNGSTCKLQIRDYLPGERNCAVQDLWNIRSEDCQAPNAYNCKPKLEN